A single Defluviitalea saccharophila DNA region contains:
- a CDS encoding NERD domain-containing protein: MAKVIQEADYIKKRKLKYFIRTSISLGIMLGIFISGLILTKTRNNLFTLVAILCTLAVAQYGVQYISIIPYKDGSLEVAKQLESLSHAYVVWNSALFGDQKGMAFFDHVLFSDTHIYCIMDEEYKNYNKNIENMKRIVEQKGLKDNIVFIQRTKGELNQLLKYLENKEVKDLESQKEFIDALKTAAI; the protein is encoded by the coding sequence ATGGCAAAGGTAATACAAGAAGCAGACTACATAAAGAAGAGAAAACTTAAATATTTTATTCGTACATCAATCAGTTTAGGTATTATGCTGGGAATATTTATTTCAGGGCTTATTTTAACTAAGACCAGAAATAATTTATTTACTCTGGTTGCTATATTGTGTACATTGGCTGTAGCTCAATATGGCGTTCAATACATTTCCATTATTCCGTATAAAGATGGAAGTTTAGAGGTTGCTAAACAGCTTGAAAGCCTCTCTCATGCTTATGTTGTTTGGAACAGTGCTTTATTTGGAGATCAGAAGGGTATGGCTTTTTTCGATCATGTGCTTTTTAGCGATACTCATATTTACTGTATTATGGATGAAGAATATAAAAATTATAATAAAAATATTGAAAATATGAAGAGAATTGTAGAGCAGAAAGGGCTTAAAGATAATATAGTATTTATCCAAAGAACAAAAGGTGAGCTTAATCAGCTGCTAAAATACCTAGAAAATAAAGAAGTAAAAGATTTAGAAAGCCAAAAGGAATTTATAGATGCCCTAAAAACCGCGGCAATATAA